One genomic region from Sphingobacterium sp. UGAL515B_05 encodes:
- a CDS encoding FAD/NAD(P)-binding protein — protein MQQNIHVAIIGGGPSGLFMYKRLVEKNIAGLKVSIFESRKQLGAGMPYSYEGATPEHLTNVSDHEIPALVSTIEDYVQSLSETALRSYGIDVDDFNRHKVVPRLLLGRYLSEQFMLLKRMADEKGIETQIHLGCQVSDIIDLENQTQVKIMVGSTDTYIVDKVIICTGHKWPTRYEGNVEHYFESPYPPSKLALKTDHAVGLRGASLTAIDAIRTIARHNGSFEALETGELRYQIDPGSENFKLLMHTRSGLLPAIRFHQEEPFLANKLLISEEELMLNRLENEGFVSLDFLFDRNFKAQFKEKDPDFYAIVEKLSLEDFVEAVLSLREQKDAFEGFRQEHEQALKSIRRRQSIYWKEVLSALSFTLNYPAKYMSAEDMLRLKKVLMPLISIVIAFVPQSSSRELLALHDAGRLEVVNVGTDSRVEPASDRGANYIYTDESGIEVKTHYKTFVDCVGQRPLDFEEFPFKSLVDNGNVSPAYLRFRSVERAKEQMLAGNDHMFVAPDGTIFLQVPGVKIDDSFRLVDHSGNASQRLFMMAVPYMGGYNPDYSGLDFCAATSAIIAGKIAEGG, from the coding sequence ATGCAACAAAACATTCATGTAGCCATTATCGGGGGTGGACCCAGTGGCCTGTTTATGTACAAGAGATTGGTCGAAAAGAATATAGCCGGTCTCAAAGTATCTATTTTCGAGTCCCGCAAGCAATTGGGGGCAGGGATGCCTTATAGCTACGAAGGTGCTACACCTGAGCATCTAACTAATGTCTCGGATCATGAAATTCCCGCACTGGTCTCCACGATTGAGGATTATGTTCAATCCTTATCGGAAACCGCGCTTCGAAGCTATGGAATCGATGTTGACGATTTTAATCGCCACAAGGTGGTGCCACGGTTGCTCCTTGGCCGCTACCTATCGGAGCAGTTTATGCTATTGAAACGGATGGCGGATGAAAAGGGGATAGAAACACAGATTCATCTCGGCTGCCAGGTCAGCGATATCATTGACCTGGAAAACCAGACGCAGGTTAAAATCATGGTCGGCAGCACCGATACCTATATCGTAGACAAGGTTATCATCTGTACCGGACATAAATGGCCAACCAGGTATGAGGGCAATGTAGAGCATTATTTTGAATCACCCTATCCGCCGTCAAAGCTCGCCTTAAAAACAGACCATGCAGTAGGCTTACGTGGCGCTTCGCTCACGGCAATCGATGCTATCCGTACAATAGCACGTCATAATGGGTCTTTTGAGGCGCTGGAGACAGGTGAGTTAAGGTATCAGATCGACCCGGGAAGTGAAAATTTTAAGTTATTGATGCATACGCGCAGTGGTCTTCTGCCTGCGATCCGATTCCATCAGGAAGAACCTTTCTTAGCCAACAAGCTCTTGATCTCCGAAGAGGAACTTATGCTTAACAGACTTGAAAATGAAGGTTTCGTGTCGTTGGATTTTTTGTTCGATCGTAATTTTAAAGCGCAGTTTAAGGAAAAGGATCCCGACTTTTATGCAATTGTGGAAAAACTCAGCCTGGAAGATTTTGTAGAAGCAGTACTCAGTTTAAGGGAACAGAAAGATGCCTTCGAGGGATTTCGCCAGGAGCACGAACAAGCGCTGAAATCTATCAGAAGGCGCCAGTCTATCTATTGGAAAGAAGTGCTTTCTGCCTTGAGCTTTACCCTGAATTACCCGGCTAAATATATGTCTGCCGAAGATATGCTGCGTCTAAAAAAAGTACTGATGCCGTTGATTTCCATTGTCATCGCCTTTGTGCCGCAGAGTTCCAGTCGTGAGCTCCTCGCACTGCACGATGCTGGTCGGCTGGAAGTGGTCAATGTGGGTACGGACAGTCGGGTTGAACCCGCGAGCGACCGCGGTGCTAACTATATTTATACCGATGAATCTGGGATAGAAGTAAAAACCCATTATAAGACATTTGTGGATTGTGTAGGACAGCGACCCTTGGACTTTGAAGAATTTCCTTTCAAGAGTTTAGTCGACAATGGTAATGTCAGTCCAGCTTACCTGCGATTTCGTTCAGTGGAACGGGCCAAAGAACAAATGCTAGCAGGCAACGACCATATGTTTGTGGCTCCGGATGGCACCATTTTTTTGCAGGTACCAGGGGTAAAGATAGACGACAGCTTCCGGCTGGTAGACCACAGCGGCAACGCCAGTCAACGTCTTTTCATGATGGCTGTACCTTATATGGGCGGCTATAATCCGGATTATTCGGGTCTAGATTTTTGCGCCGCTACCTCCGCTATCATTGCCGGCAAGATCGCTGAAGGGGGATAA